GAAGTTTCTCAAGAAGAGCAGTTGGGATTTCTGTTAAACGGTTCCCAGATAAGTCCAACCAGGTGACGCTACTGTTATCAGGAAGCCAATTAGAATCGACTGCTTCAATCAGGTTATTCTTCAACACCAAGTTGCGGAGTGGGGCATGGCTAAAGACGTCCACAGGCAGTTCAGACAGTTTGTTTCCTGTAAGATCCAAAGTGTGTAGAAGAGGAACACCTCTGAGGAGGTGTGAGGAAAGGTTCTGCAGGTGGTTGCTGTACAAGTGGAGCCCTTGCAGCAGAGGTGTTGGGTTCAGATACTGCTCCGAGATCGAGGAGATGTTCGTGAACTGGATTGTCAGCATGGTAGTGTTCTTTGGAAGATCCTCAGAGGGGTATTCTGTCAGGGGAACGCTATTACAGACAACCTCGCTTCTCCTGAGGTAGCATTTGCAGAGTGCGGGGCAGGACAGAGTGCCATAGCAGAAATACGCCAACCAGaagaaagcaaagaaacacCAGGACCTCATTACTAGACCATGAGAaggagaggacacagagaataaaacagttagaatgaaaatgcattagaAAAGTTGCCAGGCCTAAAATACCCTGCAGAAGTATTCATCAatccaaacacaaataaaaacacaaatcttttCCTGATTATGCacataatgttaaaaaacacGATTTACAGAAAAAACGTACTGTTTTTGAAGATGCACGTCAATCAGCCAGAAAGAGATTCAGATGTGCTCTCTTGCAAATTCCTGAGTCATTTGGGGAGCAGATTCCCCCAAACTAATCATTACTTAATGTGTAAACAAGGACCCGTCACTATACAGTCATTTGTCAAGGACAGGTGGTTGCAACAGACTGTGTGACTCAAATGTGCAGGGGAAGTACAAAACTGGAAAACTTTACGTGGGTTTATTAAatgaaaagctttgtttttgCTTAAAGTTGCTGATTCTAAAATATAGAAGATGCAGGTGCAGACTAACACAAGCAATTTATTAAACAGGAGGCAAATCAAAAGCTTACTTTATTAAAGTTCTGCAAATATTGTCCAATTGAAGTCCAACAAAACCAGGAAAGACCACAGGAGGAAACTCAAGGATAGGCACCAGGAAATCCAAAAATGGAACAAAGGTTGAAATGATGAGACAAACAAGGCTAGTAGTGAAGGTACACTAAATAAATTcaatacaaaactaaaagagAATAACTCATTACAACTGGTTTATTTTAATATGataaaggaggggggggagaaaagaagagagcatgtgaaagagagaaacataTGAAAGGCTTTCAACCTTAAGGAGTTAGCTCAAAATGTAACTGACATAAACAGCAAATGAGGTCATACAGGAGGGTGTTAATCAAGAAACTGATTACAAATcagcaaaaaaatatacatattgtGTGGAGTTATTTTAAGGCATTTAGAAAAAGAGTTTAATAACTGTGTTGTGTTAAAACCTTCAAAGCCCCCCCCATTTGTTGGCTGTTTTCCCTTTGATCGTATGCACCCACGTGTTAGGTATTAAGCTGTGTTGgaagaaatgtaaatattctTGCCTTTGGTAGAATGAAGAAAAGACTGTGCACTCAAAATAAGTATTGGCAGATGCTTAAAGTGTAAACACAAAAAGTgaggtaacactttatattatgGTCAAAA
The Labrus bergylta chromosome 15, fLabBer1.1, whole genome shotgun sequence DNA segment above includes these coding regions:
- the si:dkey-90m5.4 gene encoding leucine-rich alpha-2-glycoprotein, with protein sequence MRSWCFFAFFWLAYFCYGTLSCPALCKCYLRRSEVVCNSVPLTEYPSEDLPKNTTMLTIQFTNISSISEQYLNPTPLLQGLHLYSNHLQNLSSHLLRGVPLLHTLDLTGNKLSELPVDVFSHAPLRNLVLKNNLIEAVDSNWLPDNSSVTWLDLSGNRLTEIPTALLEKLPHLYNLDISNNRLGKISAAFLDPLAKLERLNLQNNKLETLDEFTLQGTHNLTYLFLSRNKLNKLPQNLFQELSQLKLLSLDDNQLSHIPVGLLDPLKSLDEEGLDLTNNPWLCDGKVEYLLRWLQKNKEKVFLPETVICAKPESLVGRPVMSLTQSDLNIKS